Part of the Mycolicibacterium mengxianglii genome is shown below.
CCGGCTCCGTCAACGACGACGACGGGGTTGAGCACCAGGTGCCGGGTACGGGGGGTGTTGCCGAACTCCGGGTATCGCCGGGTGGTCGCGACGAACAGCGCCGCGATGGCGTCCGCACCGGCCACGCCCATGAAGCTGCCCTTGCCCAGCAATTCGCCCACACCGTCGAAGTCGCCGGCGTCGATCAGCTCGGCGTAGCGGTACAGCAGCTCGGTGATCGCCAGCTTGTCTGCCCACCGCGGCTGCGCTGTCACGCGACCTGGCCCTGCACCACGGGCAGGCCGGGATCACTGGCCACGTTCAGCGGCGACGGGCGGGCCCCGGCGGCCAGCAGATGCGCGGCGAAGGAGGCGATCATGGCGCCGTTGTCGGTGCACAGCCGAGGTCGCGGCACCCGCAGCGTCAATCCTGCTGCGGCACAGCGTTGTTCAGCGAGCTCGCGAAGCCGGGAATTGGCGGCAACACCGC
Proteins encoded:
- a CDS encoding nuclear transport factor 2 family protein, producing the protein MTAQPRWADKLAITELLYRYAELIDAGDFDGVGELLGKGSFMGVAGADAIAALFVATTRRYPEFGNTPRTRHLVLNPVVVVDGAGAAARSTFCVVQQTETVALQPIVVGRYADTFTCDDSGWHFATRQVDVEMVGDTSAHLMFDLNRP